The DNA region TAGAGCTACACCCTTGTAGTAATGTCCCAAAATTTGCAAGTGGTTGGCTCCTTGTCTTGCCAAATTATAGGCTCCCCATTGACTCAAGCCTATACCATGACCGAAGCCAAGTCCTTGAAGTATAAAAGCACCATTTCCATTGGAGACATTAAAGCGCGTGCTTCTTAGCTTTAAGGCAGTGCGAACTTCTTCACCTTTGAGCATTTTTTCGCCCTTATCGCCGACGATTTTCAAGCTTTTGACACTACCATAACGCGATCGCTTCTCTGGAATCATCTGCTTGACGTTGCCCACCTCTGGAAATTTGGCGCTAATTTCTGCTGGAGAAAAGCTTCTTACCCAGTTGCACTGTTGAATATTCTGATCAAAGTCTGGCACTGCACGCAGGTATGGCAGAGGATTTCCCCAAACATCTTCCACGTTTTCGGTATGCCCACCAGAGCAAGCATGGAAAGCTGAGAGAATAATTCGATTTTGGTAGGTGAGGACTTGCCCGGCTGTACTATCTACAGCAGCATAGGTAGTGGGAGATTCGCTAATTACGCCTTTGTAAATCTGCCAGCGATCAGGAGTTTTTCCCAAGTCATAAATGGCATTATTGCGTTCTTTTTCTCGCTTGTAAAGGGCATAGGTACGAGCGGCGATCGCTTGGGCTTTGAGGGCTTCTTGTGGCCATCTGGCGTCCACTTCGCCACCGATAACACTGTAGAGATATTCTTCTAAATCCACCCAGTTAACGGCGGTTAAACCTTTTTCTGTGGGAACAACTAAAGTTCTGCCCCGATACCAGCGATCGCCTATATAAACAAATCCTTTTCCTTCTGGTTCAATCCAAAATAAAGGAGATTTCCACCTATCCAAAGCAACTCCGCCAGGAACAGCTTGGGCATAATATGAATTCATTGCCGGCAATTGTCCTAGAGTCTTACCGCTACCATCCTTGACGATCGCAGTTGTGGAACTGCCAACTTTTACCTGATTCACATCCCGCTCAATGGCGACGCGCAAGATTACAGATGCTTGCGCTGGTGCTATTAATGCAATCCATAAAATAATACCAAACCACCAGTGGCGTCCTTTTATTTGGGAAAGCAAAGAGGCTAAGAACAGTTGGAATTTCATGCAGCTGAACATCTAGTTAGAGTTGTGTTATATGATATTTTTTACACAGTAGTTTGCTGGAGACAACCTGTTATCCCCAGTAGATCCAGATGAGATTAACCGTTCTACATTGGCAACGAGGTTTTTGTTGTTTGTCGTTGCTTCATGCTTAGTTGTTCCCCTTCATTGGGGATTGGGTATCGGGGATTGGTGATCGGGGAGCGTGGGAAGCGGTTTCTCATCCATCTTCCCCATTTCCCCTCTCATCCTAATCCCTAGCCTCTAGTCCCCTTGCAGCTACTGTTTGCACATCTTTATCACCACGCCCAGAACAGTTAATGACAATGCGGGGGCTACCGTTAAGTTGTGGACATAGGTTTTCTAGGTAGGCGATCGCATGAGCAGTTTCCAATGCTGGTATTATCCCCTCTAACCGTGAAAGTCTCTGGAATGCGGCTAAAGCTTCTTCATCTGTGACGCTGTAATACTCAGCGCGGCCAATTTCTTTCAAAAAGCTGTGTTCTGGCCCCACACCAGGATAATCTAAGCCGGCACTAATCGAATGTGCCTCAATTACCTGCCCATCCTCATCTTGCAACAGATAACTCATTGCTCCATGCAATACACCTATCCGTCCTTTTGTCAAGGTAGCAGCGTGTTTATCTGTACTAACTCCTTCTCCAGCAGCTTCCACACCTACTAACCGTACCGATGGTTCATCGACAAACTCGTGGAATAATCCCATTGCATTGGAACCACCACCCACACAAGCGATGAGAATATCAGGCAAACCGCCCCATTTTTCGATTGCTTGGGCGCGAGTTTCTTTTCCAATCACCACATGAAAATCCCGCACCATCATTGGGTAAGGATGAGGCCCTGCTACCGAACCTAAGATGTAGTGAGTCGTTTCTACATTTGTTACCCAATCCCGAATTGCTTCAGAAGTGGCATCTTTGAGCGTACCCGTTCCTGCTGCCACCGGACGCACTTCTGCTCCCATTAATCGCATTCTAAATACATTCAAAGCTTGGCGTTCCATATCGTGAACGCCCATATAAATTACACATTCCAGTCCAAAACGAGCGCAAACAGTAGCTGTGGCTACTCCATGTTGACCAGCGCCAGTTTCGGCAATAATCCGCTGCTTGCCCATCCGTTTTGCCAATAATACCTGGCCGAGTGCATTATTGATTTTATGAGCGCCTGTATGATTTAAATCTTCACGTTTTAAGTAAATTTGCGGCCCTCTACCATCTGGACGAGCATAGTGGGCGGTGAGGCGTTCGGCAAAATACAAGGGAGTAGGACGTCCCACATAATCGTGTAGTAACTGTTGTAGTTCTGCAACAAAGCCTGGTTCATTGCGGTATTGCTGGTAAGCCGTTTCTAGTTCTGCCAACGCTGGCATGAGTGTTTCTGGAACGTATTTTCCACCAAAACGGCCAAAGCGTCCTTGGGGATCGGGGCGATGGGTAGTAGAAGAATTCGGGGGAATGGGAGTTGTAGTCACGGAATAATTTTCAATTACGGGACAGAAGATAATTATAAGAAAGTCTGAGGCAGATGGGTTATGGTTGCAGCTATTCTCTTATCCCACGCATGGCTAAAATAGCGCTTCCATAAGCTGCTTCCGCATGCAACGGACGTACCACAGGCACCTGCAAATACCGTTTCCTAATTTCTGTCCAAGTATCATTTGCCGCACCACCACCTGCTGTATATACACAGCTTAATTTATCTGTTCCTAACTGCTGTAATAATTCATAACCCCGTGCTTCAATCCGGGCAATACTTTCCAATAAGCCATGCAAAAACTCTACGGGATGATCTGGACGTGGTTCCAGTCGCGGTGGTAAGTTTGGATCATTGATGGGAAAGCGATCGCCTGCTTTTAATAAGGGATAATAATCCAAGTCGCTTGCTTTGGTGCCGTCAATTTCCCGGCTAAACCTTTCTAATTCAGCATCCGTAAAAAATTGCCGCAGCACTGCACCACCCGTATTAGAAGCACCCCCAGTTAGCCACAAATCCCCTAATCTATGGCTGTAAATTCCATACCTGGCATCTTCAACACGGGTGCGACTCAAAAGTTTTAGAGCCAATGTAGAACCAAGAGATGTTACCCCTTCACCAGGCAATTTCGCGCCACTAGCAATAAATGCGGCAATGCTATCTGTAGTGCCAGCACAAATCAGACAATTTTTTGGAAAACAGAACTTCACAGCAATTTCGGGACTTATTTCCGCTACAGGAGTTCCAGGAGCAATGATTTTAGGTAAATGAATTGGAATTTGTAGTTTTTCCAGCCATTCTGGGTATTCCAACACTTCCACGTCGTAGCCCAACTTTAAAGCGTTATGGTAATCGCTAATACCTAACTGCCCATGCAGTAAAAATGCCAACCAATCTGCTTGATGCAAAAAATATCTAGCTTGGGTAAAATCAGGTTGTTGTGCCATCCATAGCAATTTTGCCAGACT from Chlorogloeopsis sp. ULAP01 includes:
- a CDS encoding FGGY-family carbohydrate kinase, yielding MGLYLGIDFGTSGARAVVIDQQGSIQHQARYPFAMSSDSNLARDWQVALFSLLEHIPRNVRQEIQAIAIDGTSSTVLLCDPVGNPVSTPLLYNDGRGAIVLDKLKSVAPPNHTVLSATSSLAKLLWMAQQPDFTQARYFLHQADWLAFLLHGQLGISDYHNALKLGYDVEVLEYPEWLEKLQIPIHLPKIIAPGTPVAEISPEIAVKFCFPKNCLICAGTTDSIAAFIASGAKLPGEGVTSLGSTLALKLLSRTRVEDARYGIYSHRLGDLWLTGGASNTGGAVLRQFFTDAELERFSREIDGTKASDLDYYPLLKAGDRFPINDPNLPPRLEPRPDHPVEFLHGLLESIARIEARGYELLQQLGTDKLSCVYTAGGGAANDTWTEIRKRYLQVPVVRPLHAEAAYGSAILAMRGIRE
- a CDS encoding SpoIID/LytB domain-containing protein codes for the protein MFSCMKFQLFLASLLSQIKGRHWWFGIILWIALIAPAQASVILRVAIERDVNQVKVGSSTTAIVKDGSGKTLGQLPAMNSYYAQAVPGGVALDRWKSPLFWIEPEGKGFVYIGDRWYRGRTLVVPTEKGLTAVNWVDLEEYLYSVIGGEVDARWPQEALKAQAIAARTYALYKREKERNNAIYDLGKTPDRWQIYKGVISESPTTYAAVDSTAGQVLTYQNRIILSAFHACSGGHTENVEDVWGNPLPYLRAVPDFDQNIQQCNWVRSFSPAEISAKFPEVGNVKQMIPEKRSRYGSVKSLKIVGDKGEKMLKGEEVRTALKLRSTRFNVSNGNGAFILQGLGFGHGIGLSQWGAYNLARQGANHLQILGHYYKGVALSPIKVK
- the trpB gene encoding tryptophan synthase subunit beta: MTTTPIPPNSSTTHRPDPQGRFGRFGGKYVPETLMPALAELETAYQQYRNEPGFVAELQQLLHDYVGRPTPLYFAERLTAHYARPDGRGPQIYLKREDLNHTGAHKINNALGQVLLAKRMGKQRIIAETGAGQHGVATATVCARFGLECVIYMGVHDMERQALNVFRMRLMGAEVRPVAAGTGTLKDATSEAIRDWVTNVETTHYILGSVAGPHPYPMMVRDFHVVIGKETRAQAIEKWGGLPDILIACVGGGSNAMGLFHEFVDEPSVRLVGVEAAGEGVSTDKHAATLTKGRIGVLHGAMSYLLQDEDGQVIEAHSISAGLDYPGVGPEHSFLKEIGRAEYYSVTDEEALAAFQRLSRLEGIIPALETAHAIAYLENLCPQLNGSPRIVINCSGRGDKDVQTVAARGLEARD